The genome window TCCACGCCTTCGCCAGCCAACTGGAAGGCGATCCGCAGATCGGCCTCGCGCCGGTGCTGGCGCCCTACGTGGTAGAGCGTCTGTTGCAGCCCTTTGAAGTGGTATTTGTATGAGTGTGGCCACGCCTTATTTCGACCAGCTGTTCGCCAATAACGATGATCCCTGGGCCTTTCGCCAACGTTGGTATGAGCGGCGCAAACGCGCACTCACCCTGGCGATCCTCACGCGGCCACGCTACGCCTCGGTGTTCGAACCCGGTTGCGCCAATGGCGAGCTGAGTTTCGAACTGGCACCGCGTTGTGACCGCCTGCTGTGCTGCGACACCGCTGCGGCCGCCGTGGACCTGGCGCGCACTCGCTTGCTGGGGTTCCCCCAGGCCCAGGTGCAGCAGTGCCGCTTGCCCGAACAGTGGCCTGCGGGCCGGTTCGAGCTGATCGTATTGAGCGAGTGGTGCTACTACCTCGACGCCGATGACCTGGGCCAATTGATCGATCGCGTGCGTACCGCGCTGACCGCCGACGGCCAACTGCTTGCCTGCCACTGGCGCCCACCTATCGACGGTTGCCCGCAAACGGCGGAACAGGTGCACAGCCTGCTTCAGCAACGCCTGGACATGCCCCGCATCGCCAGCCACCACGAACATGATTTCCTGCTCGACCTGTGGAGCCGCGACGGCACCTCGGTCGCCACCCTTGAGGGCTTGCGATGATCGGCATTCTAATCCCGGTACATAACGAAGAGGCGTTGCTGGGCGACTGCCTGAAAGCCGCGTTGATCGCCGCCAGCCATCCTGGGCTGCTCGGCGAAACTGTGACTGTTCTGGTGGTGCTCGACAGCTGCAGCGATGCCAGCGCCGCCATTGCCCAGGCCTACCCGGTGCAGTGCCTGGAAGCCCAGGTACGCAACGTGGGGCATGTGCGTGGCGTGGGTGCGCGGCATTTGCTCAATCAGGGCGCACGCTGGATTTCCTGCACCGATGCCGACAGCCGGGTGGCCCCCGATTGGTTGGTGGCCCAATTGGCGCTGGACGTGGACGCCGTGTGCGGCACCGTGACGGTGGACGCGTGGAGCGAGGGTTTCGACCCCGCCGCGCAGATTCGCTACCTCCAGGGCTACGAGGCCCGCGACGGGCATCGGCATATCCACGGGGCCAACCTGGGGGTGAGTGCTGGTGCATATGTGCGCGCCGGTGGTTTCGAGCCGCTGGCGTGCCATGAGGATGTGCAATTGGTGCGCAACCTGGAGCTGTGCGGCGCCTCTATTGCCTGGAGCCACGGCCCGCAAGTGATCACCAGCGCGCGCCTGGACGCCCGCGCACAAGGCGGATTCGGCGATTACTTGAAGAGCCTGATGCACACCACCTGAAAAAACGCCGTTACCGAATGTGAAACCGCGCAATCCTTGTCTATGCTGAGAACGCCTTGCTGGCATTCCAGGGTTGGGATGCCATGCAGCCACTGCGGCGGAGCCTGCGGTGGAAACAAGAGAGTCGTCCCGTCAACGGGGCACGACCCCGCATCAACCGACAAGGATGTGACACCCCATGAAGCTTGCTTCCTTAAGCGACGGCCGCCGCGGCCCCGCGCAAGTCTGGAACAGCGCCCCGCAGTTGGCGCAAATCCCCCCTGTTAATCCGTCCTCACTGGTGCCGCCCGGCGCCCGCGTGGTGATCATCGCTCCTCATCCCGGCGATGAAGTGCTGGCCTGCGGCGGCTTGCTGCAATTGCTCAGCACGCTGGAACACCCGCTGCAACTGATCTCCATCACCGATGGCAGTGCCAGCCACCCGGGTTCCAACGTGTGGCCGGCGAGCCGCTTGAGCGTGGTTCGCCCCCAGGAAAGCGCCGAAGCTCTGCGCCGCCTGGGCATGCCGCTGCACAGCCTGAAATGGATTCGCGGCGGGTTTTGCGACAACGCCCTCGCCGCCCGCGAGCCGCAGCTGAGCCAATTCATAGCGCGTTACTTGCAGCCCGGCGATGTGGTGTTCAGCACCTGGCGCAACGATGGCAATGACGATCATGACGCGGTTGGCCGTGCCAGTGCCAAGGCGTGCAGCCTGGTGGGCGCGCAGCTGCATGAACTGCCGATCTGGGCCTGGCACTGGCCTGCCCGCGAAGGCGCGATCATCCCCTGGCAACGCGCGCGCAAGGTACGCCTGGACACCTGGACCGTGGCGCGCAAACTCCACGCCGCCCATGCCTATGCCAGCCAGTTGGCCGGGGACCCGCAGATCGGCCTGCCGCCGATACTGGCCCAGGTGCTGCTGGAGCGAATGCGCGAACCGTATGAGATCGTGCTGTCCTGACACCCGACTCGTCCATACCTGTTAATTCTGACAGTAGCGGCCTGGCGAATGTGTGGCTAGGGTGGAAAAAGCGCTGCACCGCCTAAGGTGCAGTCGAGAAAGCCATGCCAACCCTTTGCATTGGCCGGTGTTTTCAGAAACGGGTAACACGCTGTCCCTGATCCGTATCGCGCATCACGTTGTCATGGTCTGGCCCGCACCTGCCGTTGCAGGTGCCGGGGCAACTATCCCCTCCAGTGAGGACGGATCATGCGCGCACGGACACTCTCCTGGTTGTACCTGATCGTCATGGCGGTGTGCCCGCCGGCCTCTTATGGGGCCTGCACCATCAACAATGGCGCCGGCGATGACACCTCCACCTGTGACAGCGGCACGGCGCCGGGCTTTACCGATAACGCGGGTAACAACACACTGAATATCACCGCGACAGGCCGGGTGACCGGCAATGTGAGCTTTGGCGCAGGCAATGATCTGGTCGATGTAAATGGGCCAAGCGCCGGGATTGACGGGAACCTCAACCAGGGCGATGGCGCGAATATCTTTCGGCTGAACCTGGGCAGTGTTACCGGTTCCGTCACTCAGGGCGCAGGCGCGGATGTAGTGCAAATTACCGGCGGTCAGGTTGGCGCTATCAGCCAGGGAGGCAGTATCGACAGCTATGCCCAGAGCGGCGGCACTGTAGCGTCCCTGGCTCAAGGCGACGGCCTGGATACCTTCAGAATGAGCGGTGGCACCATCACCGGCGCCTTCGAAGACGGCGACGACGCCGCAATGACCGGCGGCACCATCGGCCGCGTCGACATGAAACTCGACAACAACCTGTTTGATATGTCGGGAGGCCGCATCATCGGCAACCTGGTCACCGGCTTCGGCAACGACACCATCCTGATCTCGGGCACGGCGTTTGTGGGCGGCAATATCAGTGTCAGTGGCGGTGATGATCAGGTGACCGTCTCGGGTGGTGAGGTGAACGGGCAGATCCTGCTCAGTTTCGGCAACGACCACTTCATCTGGACCGGCGGCAACCTGCACTCGTTTGTGCTGATGGGTGCGGGGGATGACACGGCACTGCTGCAGAACCTGACGAGCGCTCAATTGGCGGCAGCGCAACTGGTGGACGGCGGCCCAGGCAACGACAAGCTCAACCTGGACAACAGCAAGGCTGGGGACCCGGGCCTGTTGCCCAACTGGGAAGCCATTCAACTGGACAACGGTTCCGAGCTGACCCTGCGCGGTACGACGCTCAAGCTGGGTGACAGCGGCTCCGGTACCGGTACGCTGGGGCTGGATGGCACGAGCAAGCTGTTGGTCGGTACAGGCGTCATCGAAGCCTTTACCGCCGGCCAGTTGGTGACAGTCAGCAACAGCGGCGTGATCGACATGACCACGGGCAGCTCCAGCACCAGCGACTCATTGACCATCAGGGGCAGTTACACCGGCAATGGTGGACGCCTTGCGCTGCAAAGTGTTTTGGGCGGCGACGGCTCAGCCAGCGACAAACTGGTGATTGACCAAGGTGCCATTGGGGGCAATACAACGATCAGCGTGACCAACCTGGGGGGTGCAGGCGCAGCCACGTTGCAGGATGGTATTCAGGTGGTACAAGCCCTTAACGGCGCCACCGGCAGTGCCGGTGCGTTCACCCTGGCCCGCCCGGTGTCCGCCGGCGCGTACGACTATCGCTTGTTCAAGGGCGGCGTAACGGCGGGCACGGCAGAGCATTACTACCTGCGTTCCACGGTACCGGTGCAAACGCCAGGCCCCGTGATCATCATACCTTTGCCTGGCCCGGTGGAGCCTCCCCTGCCCCCTAACCCAGGGACCGAGCCGATCCCCATCTACCGCGAGGAAGTGCCGATCTATGCCGCACTGTTCCCGGCTGCCGACCAGATCGTGCGCGCCACGCTGGGCACTTATCACGAGCGCATGGGCGACCAGGGCCGACAACAGAACGATAATCGCCCGGAGGGCTGGGGCCGAATCTACGGCAGCAGTAGCCGCCAAGGGTTCGCCGGCACGGTGAGCCCGACGCTGGACAGCACGCTCAAGGGCTTCCAGGTGGGCAGTGATGTCTACACCACCACCGACGACCGCGGGCATACCCAGCGCGTTGGGCTGTTTGTGGGCCACAGCACCCTTAAAGGCAACGTCCAGGGCTTCAACGGTGGCTGGCAAGACCGGGATGCCGGCAAAACCACCTTGCGCGCAGAAAGCCTGGGGGGTTACTGGACATTCATCGGTGCCAATCGGGCGTATCTGGACCTGGTATTGATGGGCAGCCGTTTCAATGGCAACAACGAATCGGACCGTGGCGTGAAGATGAAAACCCGTGGGCATAACATCACCGCATCCGCTGAAGTCGGCTGGCCATTCCAGCTCAGCCAGGACTGGACGGTGGAGCCGCAAGCTCAATTGATCGTCGGCAAGACACGGCTCGACAGCCAGAACGACGGCATTTCCGACGTCAAGTACGACGCCGATACCAGCGTCATCTCCCGTCTGGGCTTAAGGCTGCGAGGCGACTACAACATCCATGGCATGGCGTGGCAGCCCTATGCGCGCGCGAACGTCTGGCATGCCAGCGCCGGGGATAACAGTGTGATTTACAACCACACGACCCGGATCGATACCGAGCAGAAATCCACCACCCTTGAAGTCAGCCTGGGCGCCACCTTGCAGGTAGCGCCCGATGTGAGCCTGTATGGCCAAGTCGGCTACAACCGCAATCTGGACAGCAACACCTACAACGGCCGCGAAGGCACTGTGGGTCTGAGGGTGGCGTTCTAGGTTTGTATCGCAGTGTGTATACAGCTCACTGCGATACACAGTCTTTAACTCGGCGGGTTTCCTGAAACAGGCCAGACACAGCCCGGCGTTCAACTGAGTACCAGGCACACATCCAGCCGCAGGAGGCTCGCCATGCACGCTCAGTTGAACCGCCGCACGAAACCACTTTTCCTGGCCTTTGCCATCGCGCAATTCGGCCTGCTGGGCATGGCCCACGCAGAAATGCCCGAAACCCCGAGCAAGGCAGTCGGCAGCGCGCAAAGCGCCTTCGGTGCCCTCAAGCACGTCAAGGCCGGGCTGCTGGACGTGGCCTACGCCGAAGTCGGCCCCGCCACCGGCCCTGTGGTGATCCTGCTGCATGGCTGGCCCTACGACATCGACAGCTACGCCGAGGTCGCGCCGCGGCTGGCAGCCAAGGGCTATCGCGTGTTGATCCCTTACGCACGGGGTTATGGCGACACCCATTTCCTTTCGGATAAAACCCTGCGCAACGGCCAACCGGCCGCGCTGGCCAGTGATGTGATCGACTTCATGGACGCGTTGAAGATCCAGCAAGCGGTGCTCGGTGGCTATGACTGGGGCGCACGCTCGGCGGATATCGTGTCGGCATTGTGGCCGGAGCGGGTCAAGGCGCTGGTGTCGGTCAGCGGTTACCTGATCGGCAACCAGGCGGCCGGCAAGAACCCACTGCCGCCCAAGGCTGAGTTGCAATGGTGGTACCAGTTCTACTTCGCCACCGAACGCGGCGCCGCCGGCTACCAGAAAAACACCCACGACTTCGCCAGGCTGATCTGGCAACTGGCCTCGCCGCAGTGGAAGTTCGATGACGCCACGTTCGACCGCAGCGCCAAAGGCCTGGAGAACCCGGATCACGTAGCGATCACTGTGTTCAACTACCGCTGGCGGTTGGGCCTGGTGCAGGGTGAAACGAAATACGACCCGCTGGAGCAGAAACTCGCCCAGGCGCCGTCCATTGGCGTACCGACCATCACCCTCGAAGGCGACGCCAACGGCGCCCCGCACCCGCAGCCGGAGGACTACGCCAAGCGCTTTACCGGCAAGTACGAGTTCCGCCTGATCAAGGGTGGCATTGGCCACAACCTGCCGCAGGAAGCGCCCGAGGCATTTGCCAAGGCGGTCATCGATGCGGATCACCTGTGATGAAGCGCCTGTGCATGGCCGCATTGGCCCTCGCGAGTTCGACCGGTGCCTTCGCCGACAGCGCATCCTCGCCGATCTACGGCGTGACCATCCCCGACGGCTACCGCCAATGGGAACTGGTGGCGCCGGCCCAGGAAGCCGCCCCGTTTAACGAGCTGCGCGTGGTGCTGGGCAACAGCGCTGCGCTCAAGGCTTACCGGGAGGGCAAGTTGCCGTTCCCGGATGGCACCGTTCTGGCCAAGTTGGCGTGGAAACACGAGCAGTCACCGGACTTCAAGACGGCGTCCATCCCTGGCGCGGCGACCACCGTGCAGTTCATGGTCAAGGACTCGAAAAAATACGCGTCCACTGGTGGCTGGGGGTTTGGACGCTTCGTCAATGGCAAACCCGCCGATGAAGCGCAGCATCAGACGTGTTTTGCCTGCCACCAGGCGTTGGTGAAAGACCGCGATTATGTCTTCACCAGGCTGGCACCCTGAAAGCCAGCCCTTTCAAGGTCTCTAGTCAGAACTGGCGACAAATACCCTGTGGCGAGCGGGCTTGCCCCGCGTTGGGCTGCGAAGCGGCCCCAACACCAGCAGCCGAAGAGTGCCTGATTCACCGCACGCCTCCTTCCAGGGTCGCTTCGCAACCCAACGCGGGGCAAGCCCGCTCACCACAGTTGCAGGGTTCGCCCTTAATGGCGTGGTATCAGCCAGACATGGCCGGTTTTTCAAAGACCTGACGAACAACACTTTGTGGCGAGCGGGCTTGCCCCGCGTTGGGCTGCGAAGCGGCCCCAACACCAGCGGCCGAAGAGTGCCTGATTCACCGCATGCCTCCTTCCAGGGTCGCTTCGCAACCCAACGCGGGGCAAGCCCGCTCACCACAAATGGGAGGGTATCAGCTCGATATGGCCGGTTTTTCAACGACCTTGAACGGGCAGACCCTGAAAGCGCGAAAACTGATAGGCAATTCCCAGCCAGATGAACCAGGCCGGCATCACACACAGCGCCAGGCGTGTATCCGGCCGCAACGCCAGCAGGCCCAGCACAAAGGCGAGAAACGCCAGGGCAAACCAGGCCATCGGCACACCACCGGGCATCTTGTAGGTGGATTGGGCGTGCAGGTCCGGGCGTTTTTTGCGATAGGCGATGTAGGACGCGAGGATGGTCGACCAGGTGAAGATCACCAGGATCGCCGACACCGTCGACACGATGGTGAAGGCGGTCATCACCTCCGGCACCACAAACAGCAACACCAGCCCCAGCAACATCAGCAAGCTGGTAAACGCCAGGCTGATAAACGGCACGCTGCTGTTCGACAAGCGCCGGAAGATCCCTGGCGCATCACCCAGGTCGGCCAGGCCGAACAACATGCGGCTGGCGGAAAACACCCCGCTGTTGGCAGACGACGCCGCCGAGGTCAGCACCACGAAATTGACGATACCCGCTGCGGCGGGGAATCCGGCGACCAGGAACAACTCGACAAACGGGCTCTTGCTCGGTGACACCTGCTGCCAGGAGGTCACCGCGATGATGCACGTCAGGGCCAGTACGTAGAACAGGATGATGCGCAGCGGGATCGAGTTGATCGCCTTGGGCAAGGTCTTTTCCGGCGCACGGGTTTCGGCGGCGGCGGTGCCGATCAACTCGGTGCCGGCGAAGGAAAAGATCGCCATCTGGAACCCGGCAAAAAAGCCGAACAGGCCGTTGGGAAATGCCGCTTGTTTATCCAGCAGGTGGCTCAACGAAGCGGTGACCCCGGTGGGCGAGACGTACGAACTGGCGATCAGCACCCCACTCACCCCGATCAACGTCACCACGGCGATGATCTTGATGATCGCGAACCAGAACTCCACTTCGCCGAACAGCCTGACCGTCAGCACATTCAGCGCGAACAGGGTCAGCAACATCGCCACCGCCGGCATCCAGGCCGGTACATCGGGGAACCAGTACTGGAAGAAACCGCCGACCACAACGGCGTCCCCCACCACCGCGACGCTCCAGCTCAACCAGTAAGACCAGCCGAGAAAGAACGCCGCACGCGGCCCCAGGTAAGCACCGGCAAAGTCGGCGAAACTCTTGAAGTTGAGGTTGGACAGCAGCAGCTCGCCCATGGCGCGCATCACGAAGTACACGAAGAGCCCGATGATCATGTAGATCAGGATGATCGAGGTGCCGGACAGCGCGATGATCTTGCCGGAGCCCATGAACAGGCCGGTGCCGATCGCGCCGCCCATGGCCATCAACTGGATATGGCGGTTGCTCAGGGTGCGTTGCAACGCAGGCTGTTCACACAGCCCGGGCGTGGTTGTTTTCATCACAAAACCTCTTGTTATGTTTTTGAGTTTTGGCAGAAGAAAAGTCGAGGGGTCGTTGTTATTGGCTGTGGCGTTCGAAACCGTGCAGCACGTTGACCGCATTGATGCCGATCTCGTCGACCATGTAGCCGCCTTCCATCACGAACAGCGTGGGCACGCCGACGCTGGCGATGATCTCGCCCATGCCGAGGAAGTCGTCGCTGTCGAGGAGGAAGTGGCTGATGGGGTCGTCCTTGAAGGTGTCGACGCCCAGGGAGATCACCAACACTTCAGGCGCAAAGCGGCGCAGTTGCTGGCAGGCGTCTAGCAGGGCGGTGCGGTAATTGGCCCAGGTGGTGTTTTTCGGCAACGGGTAGTTCAGGTTGAAGCCCTCCCCAGCGCCGACGCCGCGCTCGCTGCTGGCACCGGAAAAATACGGGTAGGACACCGCCGGGTCGCCATGCAGGGATATGAACATCACGTCCGGGCGGTCGTAGAAAATGTTCTGGGTGCCATTGCCATGGTGAAAATCCACATCCAGCACCGCCACGCGCTTGGCGCCCTGGGTGATGGCGTGCTGTGCGGCAATCGCGGCGTTGTTGAGGTAGCAGTAACCGCCCATGTATTCACGGGCCGCGTGATGGCCCGGTGGGCGGCACAGGGCAAAGGCGCTGTGATGGCCTTCGTCGAGCAACGCCAGGCCGGTCAGTGCGATGTCGGCGCTGGTCTTCACCGCCTGCCAGGTGGTGCGGGTAATCGGCGAACCGGCGTCCATCGCGTAAAAACCGAGCTTGCCGTCGATGAACGCCGGCACCTGCTGGTTGGCCAGGTCGCGTACCGGCCACACCAGGGGCAAGGCGTCATGGCTGCGGCCGATGGCGGTCCATTCGGCCCAGGCGGTTTCCAGGAACGCCACGTAGCGCTCGCTGTGGGCGGCGACGTAACAGGCGCGGTCGAAGCGGCGCGGGGTGATGATGTCGCCCAGGCCGACCTGCCGCACGCGATCACGCACGGTGTCGGCGCGGCTGGGTTGTTCGAACGAGGGTTTGAGCACACCGTCCTTGAGTTCGGTGCCATGGTGCAAACGGTGGGCTTCGCTGAAAACAGTCAACATTTGAGGGCATCCGCCAGTAAAAGACAGGGTCTATTTTGTTCTGGCGGCAGTGGGCTTTCTTTGCTTTTACTTACGGCACTGTTAGGTTTATCGGGAATATTTACCTCATTGGCGCACGATTATGAAAAATAAAACCAAACAGGTCGTTCTTGATGATACCGATCTCGCCATCCTCGCCCTGCTGCAGCAGGACGCCAGTATTTCCAACGCTCAGCTGAGTGAGCGCCTGTCCCTGAGCCTCACGCCCTGCTGGCGCCGGCGCAAACGCCTGGAAGAAGAAGGCGTGATCAAGGACTACCAGGCCAACCTCGACCGCAAGATGCTCGGGCTGGACATCCTGGCGTTCGTGCATGTGCGTTTTGCGATTCATACCGACCATGCGCCGGATGCCTTCGAGGCGGTGGTGAAAGAACTGCCACAGGTGTTGTCGTGCCACAAGATCACCGGGGATGCCGATTATTTGTTGCAGGTACTGGCCGAAGACCTGGACAGCTACAGCGAGTTTGTCGAGAGCGTGTTGCGGCGGCAGTTGGGGATTGCCTCGATACAGTCGAGCCTGGCGCTGAGGGAGGTCAAGGCGACGAGTCGGGTGGCGATTCCACAGCGCGAATAATCGGCGCTTTTCAGGGGGCGATGTGGCAAATCGCCGCCACTGCGATGTGAAAAATTCGTTAACTGTTTCTCCCTCAAGGCTTTTTCCTACAAGAACAATCTGCCAGACTAATGCGAATAATTATCAACAGATTTATTATTCGCCAGGGACGGCGTTCGGGGAGAGTCAGTTCCATGTCTGTGCAACAACACGGCAGTAAAGGTTTTTCACCCAGTCTGATGGCGTTGGCGGTCTGTCTGGCCAGTTCATCTGCGGTCTTTGCCGCCGATACCCAGGCGCCGCCCACCACGCTTGAACTGGGCGCCACGCAAATCTCTGGCGAAGAGCAACTGGGCGAAACCACCGAGGGCACCCCGTCCTACACCACCGGCGCGATGAAAACCGCGACCAAGCTGCCATTGACCATGCGCGAAACCCCGCAGGCCGTCACCGTCATTACCCGTCAGCGTATGGATGACCAGGCGATGACCAGCATCAATGATGTGGTCAAGGCCACCCCGGGATTGTTCCTGAACTTCTCCAGCGGCCCTGGCCGGCAGTCCTATACGTCGCGCGGCTTCGACATCGACAACCTGATGTATGACGGCATCCCCAGTGGCTACAACGGTGTGTCGGTGGGCGCACAGCCGAACCTGGCGATGTTCGATCGCGTTGAAATCGTGCGCGGCGCCACCGGCCTGGTCACCGGCGCGGGCAACCCGTCTGCCGCCATCAACCTGGTCCGCAAGCGGCCACTGGACGAGCAGAAAGTCACCCTGACCGGCGCCGCCGGCAGCTGGGACGACTACCGGGGCGAACTCGACGCCTCCAGCCCACTCAACGACAGTGGCACCTGGCGCGGTCGCGTGGTCACCTCGTACCGCGATGCCAACAGCTTCATCGACAACGCCGAGGAGTATCACGGCCTGTTTTACGCCGTCACCGAAGCCGACCTGAGCGAAGACACCACCCTGACCCTGGGCTTCTCCAACCAGAAGGACAAGACCAATTACTTCTGGGGCTCGTCAATGGTCGGCCAGGATGGCCATCACCTGAACCTGCCGCGCTCCTACAACCCTGGTACCGACTGGGA of Pseudomonas azotoformans contains these proteins:
- a CDS encoding glycosyltransferase; this translates as MIGILIPVHNEEALLGDCLKAALIAASHPGLLGETVTVLVVLDSCSDASAAIAQAYPVQCLEAQVRNVGHVRGVGARHLLNQGARWISCTDADSRVAPDWLVAQLALDVDAVCGTVTVDAWSEGFDPAAQIRYLQGYEARDGHRHIHGANLGVSAGAYVRAGGFEPLACHEDVQLVRNLELCGASIAWSHGPQVITSARLDARAQGGFGDYLKSLMHTT
- a CDS encoding cytochrome P460 family protein; the encoded protein is MKRLCMAALALASSTGAFADSASSPIYGVTIPDGYRQWELVAPAQEAAPFNELRVVLGNSAALKAYREGKLPFPDGTVLAKLAWKHEQSPDFKTASIPGAATTVQFMVKDSKKYASTGGWGFGRFVNGKPADEAQHQTCFACHQALVKDRDYVFTRLAP
- a CDS encoding alpha/beta fold hydrolase produces the protein MHAQLNRRTKPLFLAFAIAQFGLLGMAHAEMPETPSKAVGSAQSAFGALKHVKAGLLDVAYAEVGPATGPVVILLHGWPYDIDSYAEVAPRLAAKGYRVLIPYARGYGDTHFLSDKTLRNGQPAALASDVIDFMDALKIQQAVLGGYDWGARSADIVSALWPERVKALVSVSGYLIGNQAAGKNPLPPKAELQWWYQFYFATERGAAGYQKNTHDFARLIWQLASPQWKFDDATFDRSAKGLENPDHVAITVFNYRWRLGLVQGETKYDPLEQKLAQAPSIGVPTITLEGDANGAPHPQPEDYAKRFTGKYEFRLIKGGIGHNLPQEAPEAFAKAVIDADHL
- a CDS encoding amino acid permease translates to MKTTTPGLCEQPALQRTLSNRHIQLMAMGGAIGTGLFMGSGKIIALSGTSIILIYMIIGLFVYFVMRAMGELLLSNLNFKSFADFAGAYLGPRAAFFLGWSYWLSWSVAVVGDAVVVGGFFQYWFPDVPAWMPAVAMLLTLFALNVLTVRLFGEVEFWFAIIKIIAVVTLIGVSGVLIASSYVSPTGVTASLSHLLDKQAAFPNGLFGFFAGFQMAIFSFAGTELIGTAAAETRAPEKTLPKAINSIPLRIILFYVLALTCIIAVTSWQQVSPSKSPFVELFLVAGFPAAAGIVNFVVLTSAASSANSGVFSASRMLFGLADLGDAPGIFRRLSNSSVPFISLAFTSLLMLLGLVLLFVVPEVMTAFTIVSTVSAILVIFTWSTILASYIAYRKKRPDLHAQSTYKMPGGVPMAWFALAFLAFVLGLLALRPDTRLALCVMPAWFIWLGIAYQFSRFQGLPVQGR
- a CDS encoding PIG-L deacetylase family protein, producing the protein MKLASLSDGRRGPAQVWNSAPQLAQIPPVNPSSLVPPGARVVIIAPHPGDEVLACGGLLQLLSTLEHPLQLISITDGSASHPGSNVWPASRLSVVRPQESAEALRRLGMPLHSLKWIRGGFCDNALAAREPQLSQFIARYLQPGDVVFSTWRNDGNDDHDAVGRASAKACSLVGAQLHELPIWAWHWPAREGAIIPWQRARKVRLDTWTVARKLHAAHAYASQLAGDPQIGLPPILAQVLLERMREPYEIVLS
- a CDS encoding SAM-dependent methyltransferase is translated as MSVATPYFDQLFANNDDPWAFRQRWYERRKRALTLAILTRPRYASVFEPGCANGELSFELAPRCDRLLCCDTAAAAVDLARTRLLGFPQAQVQQCRLPEQWPAGRFELIVLSEWCYYLDADDLGQLIDRVRTALTADGQLLACHWRPPIDGCPQTAEQVHSLLQQRLDMPRIASHHEHDFLLDLWSRDGTSVATLEGLR
- a CDS encoding histone deacetylase family protein gives rise to the protein MLTVFSEAHRLHHGTELKDGVLKPSFEQPSRADTVRDRVRQVGLGDIITPRRFDRACYVAAHSERYVAFLETAWAEWTAIGRSHDALPLVWPVRDLANQQVPAFIDGKLGFYAMDAGSPITRTTWQAVKTSADIALTGLALLDEGHHSAFALCRPPGHHAAREYMGGYCYLNNAAIAAQHAITQGAKRVAVLDVDFHHGNGTQNIFYDRPDVMFISLHGDPAVSYPYFSGASSERGVGAGEGFNLNYPLPKNTTWANYRTALLDACQQLRRFAPEVLVISLGVDTFKDDPISHFLLDSDDFLGMGEIIASVGVPTLFVMEGGYMVDEIGINAVNVLHGFERHSQ
- a CDS encoding Lrp/AsnC family transcriptional regulator, with translation MKNKTKQVVLDDTDLAILALLQQDASISNAQLSERLSLSLTPCWRRRKRLEEEGVIKDYQANLDRKMLGLDILAFVHVRFAIHTDHAPDAFEAVVKELPQVLSCHKITGDADYLLQVLAEDLDSYSEFVESVLRRQLGIASIQSSLALREVKATSRVAIPQRE
- a CDS encoding autotransporter family protein, encoding MRARTLSWLYLIVMAVCPPASYGACTINNGAGDDTSTCDSGTAPGFTDNAGNNTLNITATGRVTGNVSFGAGNDLVDVNGPSAGIDGNLNQGDGANIFRLNLGSVTGSVTQGAGADVVQITGGQVGAISQGGSIDSYAQSGGTVASLAQGDGLDTFRMSGGTITGAFEDGDDAAMTGGTIGRVDMKLDNNLFDMSGGRIIGNLVTGFGNDTILISGTAFVGGNISVSGGDDQVTVSGGEVNGQILLSFGNDHFIWTGGNLHSFVLMGAGDDTALLQNLTSAQLAAAQLVDGGPGNDKLNLDNSKAGDPGLLPNWEAIQLDNGSELTLRGTTLKLGDSGSGTGTLGLDGTSKLLVGTGVIEAFTAGQLVTVSNSGVIDMTTGSSSTSDSLTIRGSYTGNGGRLALQSVLGGDGSASDKLVIDQGAIGGNTTISVTNLGGAGAATLQDGIQVVQALNGATGSAGAFTLARPVSAGAYDYRLFKGGVTAGTAEHYYLRSTVPVQTPGPVIIIPLPGPVEPPLPPNPGTEPIPIYREEVPIYAALFPAADQIVRATLGTYHERMGDQGRQQNDNRPEGWGRIYGSSSRQGFAGTVSPTLDSTLKGFQVGSDVYTTTDDRGHTQRVGLFVGHSTLKGNVQGFNGGWQDRDAGKTTLRAESLGGYWTFIGANRAYLDLVLMGSRFNGNNESDRGVKMKTRGHNITASAEVGWPFQLSQDWTVEPQAQLIVGKTRLDSQNDGISDVKYDADTSVISRLGLRLRGDYNIHGMAWQPYARANVWHASAGDNSVIYNHTTRIDTEQKSTTLEVSLGATLQVAPDVSLYGQVGYNRNLDSNTYNGREGTVGLRVAF